The genomic stretch AGGAAGTGGTGGATCAGATCGGCAAACAAGTGGTGACATCACGAAACTTGAAGCAAAGTCGTGAAGGCCTTGGGACCGTTAGATACAGCAGAAAAAATCTAGATAGTTTTTCCCCCTCACGGGCATGTATCTAGTTGTATCTTTTAGGGGTATTTTAGTCTTTCGTCATAAACCTATAATGCTGGATGTGGTTGGTTGGGACAAGTATCTTTGCAACCCTAATTTCATTTTTGCTCTAGGCTAGCCAAGTGCTTAAGGAGAAATGGAGAGAAACAGAGAATTTGAGCACCTCTTGCTCTAATTTCTTCATCTTTTAGAGGAGAACGAAAGAGGAGGCTGGGCCTAGTCTTGTATAGATGAATTCATGGTTGGTTAATAAGTTTAGTTAAGAAATTTGAGTTCATTTGGATCTCCCTcctgttttttcttttctcctgctattttttgtctttttttttgaaatatttGTTCTTCGTTTTATTGTGTGATTCTGGTGTGGATATTTTGAAAAATTTGGTGCTAAGACGTGTGAGGGGATATTCTATTTTGTTGAATTTCCTCACAAgaatttagttcccaaaatcatCCCTTCCTACTGTTTCTCTAATCTTCTGAACTTCATCTCAAATGCCTTTGGATGTGGTTTTTATTTGAGATGGACTCTTACGTGATTTTTGTAAAGCTGTGTCCGAAATCTCAGCttggcctcgtttagtttccaaaaaattttgcaaaatgtttcagattttctatcacatcgaatcttgcggtatatgtatgaagcattaaatatagataaaaaataataactaattatacagtttacctgtaatttgtgagacgaatcttttgagcctattagtccatgattgaacaatatttgtcaaatacaaacgaaagtactagtattcctattttgcaaatttttatagaagtaaacaaggccgctTGGATTTAATTCGATCAAGTTTCAGTCTTTTCTCATGGAATCTGTGCTGCAAACAGCGTGCTGTATTACGAACCTCTCATTGGCGGAGCCAGAAAGTTTTAGGAGCCCGAACGATCTTTATTGtgcataaatatttatttatctaaaaatatataatatttttctGTAATACAAAGAAAATTTCCCTTTGCGTTGTATGGGCGAACCCGGCCAGCTGCCCAGGGTCGCCGGGCGGTGGCTCCGCCAGTGGAACCTCTTCTTCCCGTGGAGCGAACTGAAATCTGCGCTGTCATCTTCCTGTGCTCATCCCTCCGACTGTGCTTCAGCTGCAGCAGTGCGTGTCGCTTGTCTATTAGTAATGCTGTACCAACATCAGCGCACAGCTTTTTTTGAGTGGCAAGTGCAGCAATAGTCTTTTTAGTGGCAAACTACTTTTTACTTATATCATAAATTAGCATGAATATCCAGATTGTGTATTTATTTGCATAAGTAAGAGTATGTTTGGATGGCGGCTTCCGAACCTCGCCATGCCGCAAGTGCAACCACCAAATCTCTGGCGAGCAAAACGTTTGCAACACTTTTATGAATTCGGCAGCTGTGAACTACTACTCCCTCCAGTCACAAAAACATATCGTTTAGGACAAGATGGCCAAACCTTAAAAACTACAAATATCAATAACTTTTAGGTTACTTAGTTCAGAAACAATGGAAGTTATTTGTGTAGATTTGTATTCTTATATACTCACAAAATCTCATaaatttgaaatattttaaGAATACATTCTAGAAGAACTTAGTGGTCAAAGGTCGTGCAAAGTCCTAAGATGCCCAACGGAGTAGTGCAGCACACCAAAGATGCGCAGTGTCCTAAGCATGTGCAGTGTGCCAAACTTGTGGCACAGCGAGTTGCGGTAATTAACAACACACCCTTAGCAATGTGAACTGTATTTTATTTTATACTTTAAAAGCATGAGTCTTCAACTAATATACTTTGAAGGGAGCATATCCATAAAAAAACAGAGTGCTGGAAGTATGAAAACCCCATAAAAAATCAAAtctataagttttcaaaaatacttAAAACTCACTATCATTAATTGATGTCAAATTACCACATCATACAAAATTTCAAGACCAAACCTCATCCATTTTGTGAGGTACAAAAGGGACAAACTGTCAAACACATGCACATATTTTGTCCTTTCGCCCTTCTAAACCCTTGATTTGTCATTTTTGTATCTCTCAAATGATGTGGAGTTTGGACTTGAAATTTTGCATGGTATCATATAATAACCTTATCCGAAAACAGCAAGTGTTTcagtaattttgaaaacttctagATATGTTTTTGGATGGATTTTCAAGTTACCAGTCAGCCAATTGTGGTTTATGAGGTCACTAGCTTGAAGTATCAACAAGTTGACTCTCAAATTGTCAAGTCATTTTATTGAAATAGCAGTAAGATGACAACTGAGTTGTATCTGAGCATAAATTATGTATTCATGTGTGAATTGATCATCATGCACTTACACTGCCAAAGTCAAAATACAGTGCAAACAGCAACCCATTGCCTTCATAATAGAAACATCATAACAACGCAATTTTCACTGCCCTGGAAAGCTGTCCTGATAACACTGGTGGAAAGATCGAGATGAATTGCAGTATGTCCTAATTGGGACAGTTGAATAGATCGAGGTGAATTGTAGTAAGGATGTCCTAATTGGGACAGTTGAATAGATCGTGGTGAATTGTAGTAAGGATGTTCTAATTGGGACAGTTGGATAGATCGAGGTGAATTGCATATAACAAAAGTGCATACAGATCGCCCCAATGATAGATTCTATATAAGAAGACAAGGTACACATTTTGTTTTACCATGGAAGCAAGCAAATTCTTGAGAAATAATAACTACAAGGCTAACAAAATGATGAGAGTGATAACATACTACTTTCTGGTAGAGATTATAAAGGTCGGCCTGATTTTCTTTTGCCAAAGATCACCTCCCACACCACTGGTGAGAATGGGCCTTTCTTGTCCAGGTGCTCCCTGATTGACTTCTCATCAATAGCAAAGTTCCTGTCCTGGAAGCTCCTCACAAGCTTCTCACCATCATCCACCCCTTTTGTCTTGCACACTGCATCAAGCAAGCCTACAAACGTCTCAGCATTCGGCGCAAGCCCAGCCTCAAACATCTCCACACAGAACCCAACAGCATCATCCAGCCTGCCCCCCTTGTACAGCCCCTGTATCAGGAGCCAGTAGCTGAATGCGTTGGGGATGACTCCATTCCCTTGCATCTTCCTGAAAATCCTCACGGCGTCGTCGAGCTTGGCTGCCTTGCAGAATGCCTCGACGACAGCTGTGTAGATAACCACCTCCGGGATGGCTCCCTTCTCTCGCATCAGGCCGAACAGCTTCATGGCGTCCTGGACCAGGCCGTTCTTGCACAGCCCGTCAAGCATGGCCACGGCGTTGGGGATCAGCCCGGTCtccttcatctttcggaagaTCTCATCCACGTCCACCGGCTGCGCGGGCGCAGGCTCGTCCTCAGGCTGCCGCAGCTCATCGCCGCCTCCCgtagcggcggcagcggcggcggagggaCCATCGCCCAGCTTAAGCTTCTGCAGCAGCGTCTCCCCGACGACCTTCTGCGCGCTTCGCtcgggctgctgctgctgcttcccgGCGGAGGCGTCAGATAATCCCCTGCCACGCCTCGGCGGCGGGGGAAGGGGGTTGTTCTCGGGGTCGGCGCCGAAGTTGAGGGTGCGGAGGAacgcctcgtcctcctcctcttgCCTTGCCTCGCGGATCACCCGCCTCCGCCGGTCGTCGGTGGAGTAGGGGCGCGGGAGACCCCCAGCGCCACCTagaaggaggaggcggcggagggCGCCTGATCTCACCGGAATCTGCAGACTCATCTCTCACTTGCTCTGGCTCTCTCCTCTCTAATCTGGGTCGTGGCGGCGGAGCACGCGAAAGGCAAAAGAGACGAGCACTCAGATTGGGGATTTGGGGTTTATCCTCCGCGGCTGACCAGTGGGTCCCACTTGCCCTGGCGATAGTTCGTACGACTCTTTTGGGTTCGAGTAGCTGCCTGCCACCCACGGCCCATGGCCAGCCTCTTAACACTGGCACGAACCCATGTCGAAGGCTGTGTCGCGCATTCCGTCGAGCACCTTAACCTCTCTCCTCCCCCGCGCCCTCAACCCCCACGTCGCCGTCGTCGACCTCGTCGCCACCCACCTCACCGCCGTCACGGACGACGCCGAACCCGTAGATCTCACCCGTCTGCTCCCCTACCTCGGCCACGACGAGCTCACCGCTGTCGTTCTGCGCGCAGGACACTCCCACCCGCTCCCAACCCTCCGCTTCCTCCTCGCGCTCCCGCCGCCGCTCCAGCCCTCGCCTCCCCACCTTGCATTCCTCGCGCACTCGCTCGCCTCCTCCCGCCTCTTCTCCCACGCGCTCGGCGCGCTCTCTCACCTCATCCGCCTCCACCCGCGGCACGACGCGCTGCCCACGCTGCTCGTCGCGTCCGCCACCGCGCCGCACCCTTCCC from Sorghum bicolor cultivar BTx623 chromosome 3, Sorghum_bicolor_NCBIv3, whole genome shotgun sequence encodes the following:
- the LOC8074993 gene encoding pentatricopeptide repeat-containing protein At4g38150 — translated: MSLQIPVRSGALRRLLLLGGAGGLPRPYSTDDRRRRVIREARQEEEDEAFLRTLNFGADPENNPLPPPPRRGRGLSDASAGKQQQQPERSAQKVVGETLLQKLKLGDGPSAAAAAATGGGDELRQPEDEPAPAQPVDVDEIFRKMKETGLIPNAVAMLDGLCKNGLVQDAMKLFGLMREKGAIPEVVIYTAVVEAFCKAAKLDDAVRIFRKMQGNGVIPNAFSYWLLIQGLYKGGRLDDAVGFCVEMFEAGLAPNAETFVGLLDAVCKTKGVDDGEKLVRSFQDRNFAIDEKSIREHLDKKGPFSPVVWEVIFGKRKSGRPL